Genomic window (Oryza sativa Japonica Group chromosome 3, ASM3414082v1):
ttaaatagttataaaaaaaattgacaacatatATTAATACGAAATATATCACTCTCCAAACAtgttaaactgaaaatagttatcgcaCATTCGCcgctatatttattattttattacaacttgtagaagttgaatctaagcttgcatgtttgtagactgatatatttcatattaatctattttgccaatttgttcatattttttatgactatttaggtGGCATGTGTACCCCATTTCCTAGtagtctgtccagattcgtggtaataaaaaatatcacatctaGTTCttggttattatattttgggacggatgaagtaatatttataacaccaaattagttttattaaatttaaaattgaatatattttgatatatgtttgtgtttatatttgaaatgtaaaatatttttctataaacctgataaaactttaaaaaaattgactaagaaaaaagttaaatgacttataatatgatgcGAAGGGAGTACTTTTTTAACCGCAACTaataacatttaatatattagaaCTAAGGGACGAGCTATAAAAAAATTAGGGATAAAACATGGGATCTGATGGTTATCTATGCAAACTACACTCGCGAGCTTGGTGCACGTGGTGAGAGGAGAGGATGAAAGGAGCACGACTTCTCTTTTAAGCTAGTAGAGAAACATCCAAAatcaagtaaaaaaagaaaacactagCCAAGTTTTTGATAGAAAGATATGTTTTTAAAAATcaagaaattaaaaatatagcATTTGCAAATATTTAAATGTAACTAGGCAAAGTATTTGTATTGTATTAAAATATGGTACCAGGTGCTTTttaaagattttatttttagatgCATACACCATCATTCCATAAAAAATGAACCAGTGCTAGAGCAAGTATGACTGCATGAGTAATCGAGTACTACTGTCTATATTTAAATTCTGTCGTCAGATTGTACTTGGTATACGGAAGCATTCTAATTAAACAATACTAGCCCTTTTGTGTTGACATTGGACTATAAATTGGGCTATTATCCCATTGGATAATATCTTGGGTACACTTCCTATATCTTTGAAAGTTCTTGAGAGCTCAGACTCGTTCAGAAAAATCTGATCCGTTAATGCTTGTTTGCATCGGTTGTTTttcattacctttttttttctcactttttctGTTCTATTTTCGCGGTGATGCATCGGTTGTTGACAACGTCAAAAGCAGCAAATTTATGATCGCTTGATCAGCGGGAGGACGATCCCTCTCGCGTAGCATTTTCGCCCATGATCTAACGAATTTTGGCGGCTCTATTAATTGCTAGTCGAGGTAGATGATTCTACGAAGATAGTGATGGATTCGTATAATCGTATTACTAGATAGTAGTAAAAATTTTAGATACCCATGTACTGATGTACATATTGGATGGTAGCAAATAGTGCTTTAGCGCCGTATCGTTTTCACCGTGGATAATTTGGGGGCAAAGGTAGATCGTTAAACCCTTTATTCTAGTTAATTATCAGGACAAGGACTCGATGAGCAAATTGTCTTTGGGAGTTCGCTTTTCCTTGCCAAGAACAAAAGTGAGTGTAGAATAGATCGAATTTCAGAGTGTAGAATAGATCGGTCGAGAACGCAAGACCTCTCCTTTTTCCGCACCTTTTTCTCTCGCTTTAATCGTGCGTTCCACCGGGCATCAACAGACAGCACCACTCGGCTGACGAATCCACGTTGCTGACTCACTGTGTGTCTACGTTCATCAGCTGTCCATATTTTTCAATAATGTGAAAGGGCTTATTTAGAAATAATAATCTCTCTGTTTCAGTTTATacgacgttttgactttggtcaaaatcaagctactttaagtttaaccaagtttgtagaaaaaattagtaacattttcaactcaagacaaatttattataaaaatatattcagttattgatttgataaaactaatttagtattacaaatattactatatttatatataaacttagttaaacttgaaacagtttgcctaaaacggagggagtagttaactAGCATAGTAGTCCGCGatattgcgcggctagcattgttatattttttcctTATATAATagcttaaatattttcataCGTTATTATTAAAATGTATTAAAAATAGCAAcacaattttgaattttgtattGTATcgatagttattaattattttcgaattttgaattttactcATTTCTATATTGTATCGTATCCCTATATGTTTTCTAGACTCTTCTCTCAATTTTGCTTGttttctaaatttaaattttagttatttataaattgtatttctatatgtactatAAATTATACTTTTAATTCCGACTTTCAATTAGTTCTAAATTTAGAGTTaacttaaaaattaattttaaatatttaaattttgatttttctttgaATTAATAGTCCATTCCATGGGACTCTTGGATTTCGGACGGTGCAAAGTTGCAAACTATAAGTGCCATGCGAGTGAACGCGAGCAGTGGCGCAGCTACCGGGGGTGCCGGAGGGGGCCAGCACCCTCCCCCCGGTGGCTGCTAGTAGTATATTACAGGGTTAGACAATTAGACATCATCCACTGTTAGGCCATTAGTACGTTAGATTATAGTCAGACACTTAGTACTTAGTCTTATGATTTTCATCTTTTTAAAGTAAAATAGAAAATGCTTATTTATGAGACTATTTGGTAATTTACATTGAAAGAATTTAGCAACAAGGACTAGTTCCAAGCTtccaatgatattattaaagatCTGAATTCAAGTTTTTTAGGCAAAACATATGGTGCCTTGTTATATTGAACATTTGaacctctttttttaaaaacataacATATGATAGTTTTGTAATCTAGCTAAAAAAAGCTATATTTATATACACATTGGTTATTGTCAGTAGTGACTATTTAGCTTATTATCCATATTGGTTAATCGGTCTTATGACTTCCTCCCCCACATCCCCCCTAACCTCAAATCTTCGCCACTGAACGCGAGAGTACCCGTGTGTGTCTCGCATAACGTGTGACGCCTCCTGGCCGTGTCGAAGCCTCTTCAGCCGAGACGTACGGCTCGTCTGTTGCAGATCCCGTGCAAAAACTGAACACGGCGGCGTCGCCCGTCGCATCGGCCATGGTCCCTGgacagcgacgacggcgtcgcgcGTGGCGCGTCCCGTCGCCACGACGCCCGCTCGTGCGAGGGAGAGTGGAAGCCGCGAGCGTGGGCATCACAGTACAATGGTGGAGAATAGctctatagtcccggttggtaacccttTGTAGTCtcggtttttcaaccgggacggACTAAAGATcgcaatctttagtcccgattcaaataatcgggactaaaaatatggtcccggttgttgttaccaaccgggactaaaaaagttttgtttgttttcttttcctttcatcCGGTTGGCCTTTTTCCTTTTGTATTGTTCTTTAGCTTTCGCTCGTGGATCAAATGAATAAAATCAACAACAGAGCCTAAATCATAGATCGAATGAATAAAATCAAACAACAAAACATCCATATTCTTTACACTTGTTCAGATCTACAACATCTTCAGAACAATGAGCATTCATCACAGAGAACAAAGAGAGCATTCATCACAGAGAatagagaaagaaaaaagaaagttcACATCTACAACATCTCCAGCATTCATCAGATAGcatagagaaaagaaaaaaaaagttctccgcctgccgccgccgccctcccgacCGGCGCCGGCTGTCCCCGACGCAGCCGGCTGCCGCCCTCTCGAccggcgccggccaccgccacctcgaCCGGCGCCAGTCgcccccatctcgccgccccgcGCCCGATGCAGCCGGCCACCGCCCCTCTCGACcggcgccggtcgccgccgccctcgatgcagcccgccgccgcctccatctcgTCGCCTCGCGTCGGGCCGCCGCGGAGGCCTCCATCCCGTCGCCCTGTCCGGGGCCGCCGTggccggcctccatcccgccgccccgctggaggggaggagaggggaggaggagatggggtgagagaagaaggaagagaaggatgggaggaaaggaggagagaagaagataagATGGAGAGGATGGCTggatgggagaggaggggataaGGATGGAATTAATAGGAGACTTTCATGCGCGCGCGTGGATAGAGGCTTTGTTTTACCGGTTGTTagaatttttagtcccggttacaccaaccgggactaaagttaggatcaccaaccgggactaaagatcaaatatgcccactgtagccaccaaccaggattaaagatgatttttagtggaatcgggactattgtggattttggtcGGCCGACcaaaaatggtttctccaccagtggtagcAAAGCCACAACACTGCAATGCCACTTGTACGTCCGGTTCCAATttatgtgtttagttcacgttaaaattgaaagtttggttgaaattagaatgatgtgacagaaaagttgaaagtttatatgtgtagaaaagtttttatgtgataaaaaagttaaaagtttgtaactaaactcggccttaagCGCCGGTTGATTCTCGCATGTACTAGTACACAGTACACCAGTACTACTGTACCACTAGCACTACTGATCGCGCTAATTTTTCGCTTAAACAAACGGGAATCAGAGGGAGCGCGACAGGCGACAGCCGCCGGGGACAATCAGGGTAGTACTCCGTATCTCTCATCCGGTCATTCTTCTCACTGCGTGAGACGAACGTCGCGATCAGATCACGGCAAATTGCGCTGGTTTATATCACCAGAAGATGAAGATGGTACTCCAATCCTGCAACTGCCAGGTGCCAAATTGAAGGTGCGCATCACGGTTGGTAGTAGCGTGCTGCCGTTCCGCACTTCATCACAGGGCTTCGGTTAGATCCTCCGTATTTGGAATTTTCAGATGATCTCCCGGCCTGTGCATCGCTGATTCGCTGTTAGCGTGATAAGATCGCGACTAAGCCGGCCGGAGTAGACTTTTTCTGGAGCACTAGCGAGCTTGGCCTTTTAATTTCTTCAGTTCGGTGGACTGTCTTCTGACGTGGTGTATATGTGGCGATACCAGTCTCCTGTGGGGCCCAGCTGGCAGCCTCCGTAGCGGAAGGGGAAGGACGCGCCACGCCGGCGAGGCAGCGTCCTCGCCGCTGGCCTTGGCCTGACTCGTGGCCGTTATCTGATCCGATCtcctaagtaaaaaaaaaagctaacccACTACTCcctttatccaaaaaaaaaaagctaacttAGGAGGAAATATGATTCtatcctaatacaacgaatctagatatgATGGGTTACATTCTTTGTTAGGTTGTTTTTACAACGAATCTAGAAATGATGGGTCACATTTTTtgttaggttgttttttttaacggataGAGTACTTTTAGTAGATGGCGCTGTTAAACCGTCCAAACGAATGCTGCTTTGTTGTTGCACGGGCTCGTGATTCGTGAATGCCAAATCACTTGAAGACGGCTGGTCATGTGTAGACCGATCGTACACCCATGTGAGGTAGTAGTGAGTATGACCACACGGTCCACGGGAATACGGGATCGTGATGCGGCTGATCTGGAGTTGCTGGACCATGTAATACAGATATCTGGAATTTCAGCGTGCGCTACTGTACATGTGTTCGCTGTCTGGCTCTGGGCACGCAGGTTTAGGACGATTGGCGGATTGGGATATACCAATCATGTATAGGCTAGTACCATCGCTGTGTAATCAGTTGTGATTACTCGTTGTTAAGGACTGGAGTTCATGCTGATATATATGAGAGTTACCCATATTCTCGGGATGGGAATAATTTATTTGTGGGATACGACTAGCAGAAATAGCTAAGCAAAAGATACTCTCCATGCGGGCACGGCAGTTCCAGCTGACAGAGTTCAATTGGGAAGTGTTAATGTGGTCACCCTGGGTCACCATCAATTGTAATTATAACTAATCGCCTATGCAGATTAACACTGACGTACAATTGCTTATCTATtgtattagcaaaaaaaaaacagtgtcATGATTAACATTTGATTAAACTAGCTATactcctccgttctaaaatataagcattcttAATTAGCAATAAAACTGAACAAGTGTTTATTTTAACCATTGCTAGTTATGCAACTAGACCATCACAAttataaatacttatatttggGAATTGAGCTAGTATATCTGTACCCCCGTCCAAAAAAACCAATCCCGCctatgaatctgaacacatATCTAAAAATTCGTTTTTTTAATGACGGAGTAGTATGTGCCTTTCAATGTCTAATTGAGCGGGTGATATGATGTCTAATTGAACTGGGTGATACATGCCTATCTAAGCACTAGACTTTAAGGGCCACTTTCAATTGGAgaaaaaatagaagaaaaacaaaagaattgAAATCCTACACTATTCATGCTCTTGTTTAGTAGGAACGAGgaaaggaaaaacacatgaaattGAACTTTCATGTTCCTAGGAATCTAGAGGAAAAACGTGAAAAATTTAACATCCACTCTAAGCTCATGTTTTTCTATCTCGCGTAGGTTCGATGTAAATCTATTAGCTCATGGCCATTTTTCTATTCAATTAGTGTATGTTAGATGTGTATAAGTAAATAACCAACCCAATTTATTCTAATAATTGAAAtccattccttttttttcctaatcaaatACTCATTCCTACataattcttgtgtttttcaattttttgtattgcatatatattcatatcctatttctttgttttttctgtTACCATGTTTTTTCGTTCATGTGATTCAATAGGGCCTTGAGAGTATCACAAACACAGTAAGTGGGCTAGTGGCTTCCGTTTCAACCGCAATAGGGGAGTCGGCCTGAAAGTCCATACCGCATGATGGATGCCTGCAGCTGCTAATGTGGACACTGCAACCAAATTGGAACAAGTTGTTGTATCGAAGCTTTTTCTCTAGAGAACATCATCTGTTTATCTGCACTAGTACGATCCTATTCCCTTCTACTACATGCTCACTAATGTCAGTAACCACACACACCAACGGAATTGGCTGCTCAGTTTGGAATCACTCGACAGACAAGACACACAGACATCGGAATCCGGACGCTATCCTTCTCGTCTTCTCGTTAATTTTTCCGGCAGCAACGGAAGACTGTTCGTGTGGGAGCTTTCCCCCTTGGCTGCTGCTAGCGTCCACAAAATGAGTTCAGCTCCATGCGCGACGCCCATGCTGCGCACGCAGCCGCGAATCCGCGATGCATCTGCACGACGCACCGGCGGCCGAAGCCCTGGACCCGTTGACGAGACGCACGCACCCGCAGCCGCGCGATGCATCTGcagggatgcaagtgggtcaCACGCGAACTCACTTATAGATTGAAATAAACGAGTTCCCAAGTTAGTTTTAGCCTATAAGCGAATTTTTATGGGTAGCTGCTTGCACCCTTATCTGCAGGACGCCCAGATCCCTTTTGCCGCTGCTGTGCACTCCTCAACCTTCAATCCCCTGCCGCCACCGGTCAGCTCTGTTGACAGGGTGAGAAAGAGTAAAGAGTGTGTGGAAcacatagagagagagaggatatttttattctttttcaaTAACTAGGATGACACGTGGACGTCACGCTAACAAATAATACTCTcggtactacctccatcctaaagTATAGCAGCCTAAAATTGGATAGGATACATCCTAGTTCAATGAATATGGATAAGTGGttgtccagatttgttgtactaaaATATGTACCATCTAGTCctaaatagttatattttgggacggaaggagtattgcGCAACAAAACTAGATTGCACTCATATTAAGGGactcaaagtggacttattccacgCTGTGGCCGCAGCGAGACTGGAAAGAGGCCGTGCAATATCTGGACCAGAAAAGCCCGCAGATGTCATGGGCCATATGCGATCCTGCAATGGGCCCGCTCCAGCCGCAGCGCGTTTCCCCTTTGGCCAACGCCGTTCGCGGCGGCGCCAACGACGCCCAAAACCCTTTGCAGTTTGCAGCCGGcgaagcgccgccgccatcggaaAAAAAATGCCGCCCAAGCCAGAGCGGCGGCTGTTCCAGTACGTGAGCAAGCCGCGCAGGCCGGCGCGGGAGCCTGCGCCGGCGCCCGaggtctgcggcggcggcggcgaagaggtgGTCGCGTCCGACGCGGATGCCGACGCCGTGTACCGGATGGTCACGGCGGCGCCCACGCCGTCGGCGATGGAGTCCGCGCTGTCCGCGTCGGGCGTCGCGATCTCCGCGCCGCTCCTCGACCTCGTGCTGCGGAGGTTCCGGTTCGCGCACGGGGACCCGCTCCGCGCGCTGTCGCTCCTCTCCCTCGCGCTCGACCGCCACGGCGTCGCCCCGTCCCCCTTCGCGCTCGACACCGCGCTCTACGTGCTCGGCCGGGCGCGCCGGTTCGCGCACATGTGGGACCTGCTGCGatcctcccgccgcctcgtcccGGACGCCGTCACGCCGCGCACCGCCATGGTCGTCCTCGGCCGCGTCGCCAAGGTCTGCTCCGTCCGCGAGACCGTCGACTCCTTCCGCCGCCTCTCGCGGATGTTGAGGGGCCGCGGGGACGACCAGGAGGGCCAACTCTTCAACGCGCTGCTCCGCACGCTGTGCCAGGAGAAGAGCATGTCCGACGCGCGCAACGTCTACCACGCGCTCAAGTACGAGTTCAAGGTGAACCGCCAGACATTCAACATCCTGCTCTCCGGGTGGAAGTCAGCCGAGGACGCGGAGGCGTTCGTCGCCGAGATGCGGGAGCTCGGCGTGGAGCCAGACCTGGTGACTTACAACAGTTTGATTGATTGTCACTGCAAGAACCGGGGCGTGGAGAATGCCTACAAGCTGCTCGACGAAATGCGGGAGAAGGACATTTCTCCCGATGTGATCACTTACACGAGCTTGATCGGCGGGCTGGGGTTGATTGGCCAGCCAGACAAGGCAAAGCACTTGCTGAAGGAGATGCATGAGCTTGGATGCTACCCCGATGTACCTGCATACAACACGGCGATACGGAACTTTGTGATAGCAAAGAGGCTTGGTGATGCGTTTGCATTGATGGAAGAAATGGCCTCGAAGGGACTCATGCCAAATGCCACAACCTATAACCTTTTCTTCCGTTGCTATTATTGGGCATACGACATTGGCAGTGCTTGGCAGTTGTATGAGCGGATGCGTTCTGAAGGATGCTTCCCGAACACCCAGTCTTGCATGTTTATTGTGAGGTTATGTCATAGGCATGGGAGGGTTGCACAAGCACTAGAGCTGTGGAGTGATATGGTCAATAATGGGTTTGGGTCATTCACCTTGGTGTCTGATGTGTTGTTTGATCTGTTATGTGATGAAGGGAAGCTGGATGAGGCTGAGAGGTGCTTCCATCAAATGATTGAGTTAGGGCAGAAGCCGAGCAATGTTGCATTTAGAAGGATAAAGATACTCATGCAGCTTGCCAACCGTGAAGAATCTATTGCCAGATTAACTGCTCAAATGGCACAGTTTGGACGGTTGGCGCCTGAGGATTGCCGAAGAGTTGATCATACCTTGCAGAGCACACATCAAAGTAGTGATAGAACTGACACTGACACTATAGTGAAACACAGCAACACATTTGAATCACGACGATGATAAATTGGGGAAGATAACTTGGTTGGACAGGGAAATAACTGAAAAAGAGAGTTCTGTACTTCGATATGTTGTTCAAGGTATACCTTCATGGTTTCTATTGATTATTGTTCACTGTATTTGTTGGCCACTTTGATTTCATAAGTTCTTATGACTAATGACTTTTATAACAGGTATGAAGTTCTGCATGTGATCTATAGATGGCCAACCATATTATTTTCAATATCAATAGAATATGTTTCTGCAAGTTCTACTGTGGAAGACCATTCTAGCATTGCCTTCTGTGCTGAGAGAAATGCTATTCCAGCATCATTGTTATCTGCAAGCTGAATGCCTGGATGTAAAATCACAACTACTGTGTAGAGACACTTCAACATTTTTGTAACCTGTGGTGTTTGTGTGAATGACCATAGAGAAGTCATGCCTGACTCTTCCCCAGCTGGTTTATCCTCTGAGTCTCTGATAGAGAATATATATTGAAGCATGATTGCGAGATTCATCTTAGGCAAGAGGGACGAAATACAAACTGTAATAGAAGTTTCGCACGACAAGTACAAAGACACATACTATAGGAGTACAATCTGAAGTACATTCATGTGTTTGAGCTGCCAATGTCAATGTGGTATCCCTGCTTCCTCAAAAACGCACAGTGCGCGCCCAGGACAACAGTTTGACGGCTCCAACACCGTTATTTAGGTGGTCTTGCCATAAATCATGTTATCTCTTTACTTTACTAAGGTCTCCTTTGACATAGCCTCGGATCTAAGATTATTTTAAGCTGTATATTGCTAACTCCACAAATCTATATATCTAAATATGTGATTTGATTATGTTGATaacatttgaataaattattttgtttctattttgtatgaaatttaaattttaaaccacTATAATTTAACATACAAACGTTAAATTTATCGTAAATATGAGATCTGAAACTGTGCCAAACATAGCGTAAGCACTAAGCAAGCTTGAGAATACATGTATTGAACCGAATCacgcaattttttttctaatttgtaTATACCCCAAAGTTCGGCCTTATTCGTGCATTACTCGagtagggctgtgtttagatccaaactttggatcaaacttctaattttttccatcacatcaacctgtcatacacacacaacttttcagtcacatcgtaccaatttcaacccaaacttataactttggaaggaactaaacacagtctagTAGTACTCCATATTGGATATTTGGATTTATGCCGTTTTTGGCTTTGCCAACAAATTCCCGCCTATGGACGGCCATTCAAATGGCCAAACCGCGTCAGGACCCTCCTAAACCCAAACCAAGCCAAAGCGCAACaccgagagacgaaggcgagcgCTGCGCTGCGCGGCAGCGTGAGCCGCAGGCGTCGCCGATGGAGAGCAAGGCAATCAACGCGacgcacgcgccgccgccgccgccgcctattAATAGGGCGGCAACGAAGGCGGCAACGCCAAGCGAGGTTGAATTCCCCACTGACTCCAAAGCGAATAGCGGAATAACCGTCTccaccccacgccgccgcggatGACGAAGCCGAGGACGAGGTCGGTGGCCAGgatggaggccgcggcggcggctgcggcggaggaggaggcggggaatCCCGACGGCGTGGAGggcgcggccgtcgccgccgttgcgcCCGAAGCCGCCGCCGAAGGTCCGAGTGAGCCGAACGCAGGTGAAGCTTCGAGGGAGCCGGACGCGGGTCAAGCTTCGAGGGAGCCGGGCGCCGCTGGACCTTCGAGGGAGCCGGACGTTGCTGGACCATCGAGGGAGCCGGACGCCGCTGGACCTTCAAGGGAGCCGGGCGCCGCTGGAGGTTCGAGGGAGCCGGGTGCGGCCGGAGGTTCGAGGCAGCCGGTCCCCGACGCGGCGCAGTTGGcggtggtgccgtacgttgagGACATCGACCGGTACCTCCGGTCTCTCGAGGTGAGGGTTTCCCGATCACGCGTGGATTCTGGAATTTAGGCGACTGGGATGATTTGTGGATTCTCTGAAATTGGTTAGTTGGCGTGAATTCTCCAGTGTCTTCGTCATGGTTATTGGATCCTGTCCCGCTTTAGTCGTTGATGATGATGGCTATGGTCCTATGGAAATGGCGAAATGTTTGGATATGATTCAGCTCAGTGAGTTTTCCACCCAGAGGACTAGTTTTTATCAACTTTCACTATCATGAATTTAGTCTGATAAACTAGATGATTATCTGAAGCTAGTTCCCTTTTTAGGTTTGCTTACCGACTTGCCGTCTTGATTATCTGAAGCTACTCACTTTACCCATGAGGCCATGAGTAGTATGCAATTATATCTTGAAATGTGGCTTTTGTTGTTCCTTTGTCTCAAATTTGTGGGGTTTTTAGGCTGAGCAAACAAGGAGGCCGATGATTAACTATGTTCAGGAGATACAAGGAGGCATCATCAATATGGATGTGAGGGGGATCCTAGTGGACTGGATGGCAGATGTGGCTTATGTGTTCAATCTTCAGGAAGAGACACTTCACCATGCGGTTTCATATGTTGACCGCTTCCTTTCAAAAATTGCCTTTCCTGGGGACAAGCTGAAACTGCTTGGTACCACTGCACTGTTTGTTGCTTCGTAAGGGACTAACCTGTTGTGTGCTTTATATATTGTTTACTTATCGAAACCTAACCATCTAAACTACTTTCGGCTCATTTTACAcccccaaactattgaaaatagtTCACTTTACTCCCTAACGGTATTTCTCACTTTTGTTTCTCTGCATATAAATCGTATCCTGCACTGAAATTTGATAGGACCGATAGATGCATTACAATTTAATTATcgtcatattttataaattgttTTTGTCACTGCTTACatagttggaacttggaagcatATAAGAATGATTGTAAGTTTGAAACATCCAGAATTTATAGTTCCAGCAAAaagtaatgttttttttttaaaaaaaatatgttggaACTTTGATTATGGTGTCATCTACGTCTCTAAAAAAAACAGCTTAAAATACGATTTgtgtaaagagaaaaaaaagaaatgcttTAACCAGTAAATTGAAGCATTTTAATAGTTTAGAGGTAAAATGAGCCAAAAAATACTTTAGTGGGTCAAGCAATCCAATGAAATAGCTCAAGGGagtaaaatgattttttttattcttatcTTTGAACATGTCTCCCTGACTAGAATGATTTGAGTGTTTCAGGAAGTATGAAGAAATTCACCCTCCTCATGTAAGGAACTTCAGTGCCGTTACTGTTAACACTTACACCACGCAGCAGGTAGCGTAAATGCTGCTGAAAACTTTCTATTTCTTAGAACTGTGAGTGGTAGAGATGCATCTGTAGTTTGCATACATTGCAGGTGTCTAAGATGGAGTTGGACATACTGAGATTTCTGAACTTTGATGTGGGGAGTCCCACTGTAATAACTTTTCTACGGTATGTGCCTTATTTTAAACCTTCCTAATTAGGAATTTAGGATAGGAACGCAGATGATTTTCTTCAACAGTACCATGGCTACTCATTTCTGATTTACTGAAATTCCAAGCCTACTGTCTAATACGTGTCTGACTATCTGCTGTAGGAAATTCTTAACTTCTTGTTGTGGAGGTAATGTAAGCACACTTTTGGAGCCTGCAtttgtttctctctccctctgcctctctctgtctctctctctctctaatctgTTCCCCCTATCAAACTGCAGAATTCAAGTAACAGAAAACTGGAGCTGATGTGTAACTATCTTGCGGAATTGAGCTTGTTAGACGATTACTACATAAGGTTTCTTCCATCGATTGTTGCTGCTGCCTGCCTGTTTGTTGGCAAGTTCACACTCAACCCGAACACTCGTCCTTGGGTAAGAAGACATCATCTTCTGCTGAACCTACATGCCGATTTATGTTCATCTAACATTAGCGCCCATTATTCTCCAGAACTTGTCGGTTCAACGCAACACAGGCTACAAGGTCTCTGATATCGAAGATTGTATTCATGCCATACATGATTTGCAAGCGGGCAGAAAGTGGTCGAACCTCAAAGCCGTCAGAATCAAGTATAAGGACGACGAGGCAAGGGCTGCTTCTTCCATTTCCCTTTTGGTGGTTTTACATGCATTGATGCATATTCTAACTATGTTTTGTTCACGTTTGTTTGAGCATTGTAC
Coding sequences:
- the LOC4332013 gene encoding putative pentatricopeptide repeat-containing protein At1g02420, which produces MPPKPERRLFQYVSKPRRPAREPAPAPEVCGGGGEEVVASDADADAVYRMVTAAPTPSAMESALSASGVAISAPLLDLVLRRFRFAHGDPLRALSLLSLALDRHGVAPSPFALDTALYVLGRARRFAHMWDLLRSSRRLVPDAVTPRTAMVVLGRVAKVCSVRETVDSFRRLSRMLRGRGDDQEGQLFNALLRTLCQEKSMSDARNVYHALKYEFKVNRQTFNILLSGWKSAEDAEAFVAEMRELGVEPDLVTYNSLIDCHCKNRGVENAYKLLDEMREKDISPDVITYTSLIGGLGLIGQPDKAKHLLKEMHELGCYPDVPAYNTAIRNFVIAKRLGDAFALMEEMASKGLMPNATTYNLFFRCYYWAYDIGSAWQLYERMRSEGCFPNTQSCMFIVRLCHRHGRVAQALELWSDMVNNGFGSFTLVSDVLFDLLCDEGKLDEAERCFHQMIELGQKPSNVAFRRIKILMQLANREESIARLTAQMAQFGRLAPEDCRRVDHTLQSTHQSSDRTDTDTIVKHSNTFESRR
- the LOC107276291 gene encoding putative cyclin-F3-1; the protein is MESKRNNRLHPTPPRMTKPRTRSVARMEAAAAAAAEEEAGNPDGVEGAAVAAVAPEAAAEGPSEPNAGEASREPDAGQASREPGAAGPSREPDVAGPSREPDAAGPSREPGAAGGSREPGAAGGSRQPVPDAAQLAVVPYVEDIDRYLRSLEAEQTRRPMINYVQEIQGGIINMDVRGILVDWMADVAYVFNLQEETLHHAVSYVDRFLSKIAFPGDKLKLLGTTALFVASKYEEIHPPHVRNFSAVTVNTYTTQQVSKMELDILRFLNFDVGSPTVITFLRKFLTSCCGGNNSSNRKLELMCNYLAELSLLDDYYIRFLPSIVAAACLFVGKFTLNPNTRPWNLSVQRNTGYKVSDIEDCIHAIHDLQAGRKWSNLKAVRIKYKDDEFGSVSTITPPENIKVCFLKDLKYANS